The genome window GTAAACAATCGCACGGATTTCAGGTTTACCGTCAGCCGCGAAAGGGCCCTGATATTTTTTTGAACCACGAGTTGGGATGCTCCCATCCGTAGTATAATAAATTACCGATTCCTTGTCAGCCGGTGTTATAATTATAGTGCCGGCCTGGTTCCTGGTAACAGAGGGCGCGGTGAGTATTTGTGGTGCATAATAAACACCAATATTTGAAATAAGCAGACATGCTTTGGCATCCCTGATTTGGAGGCGGACTTTCCTGGCCTTTACAGTAGGGAAGCTAACGATGCGTTTATAGCCAATAGTTGTTCCTTTCGCCAGTTCCTGCCACCGGCCGTTAGTGAGTGCCTCCACGGTAAACTCTTTTACACGTTGCCCTAATTGGATGTATTCCTGCACTAAAAATCGGTTAAACCTGGTGATCTTCCCTAAATCAATTGTAAGCGATGCTGCTTTAATACTGTCATCCGTAGCCCAATAAGTATGGTTATCATTATCTGTAGCGTGGCCAGCGCTAAAATCTTTGCTGCCCAAGCGAACATTGGACGCTGTGGCAGTTTTATTTTTACCCAGGTTGACAGAAAATGCAGCTTTTACTGCTTTGCCAAAACCCAATACGTTTTTTTCGTCAGTGGGGTGAATAAGACCATCAGGCATGATAGGAAAGTTCAATAACAAACTACCATTATGACCAATCGAATTGTAGTAGATATCCATCAGCTGAGGTACAGACTTTACTTTTTTATCCTCGCTGGGGTGATAAAACCATTCAGGCCGGATAGAAGTATTTACTTCTGCCGGCACCCATGCGTTACCATTTTCGACGCCGTAATGCAACATATTATATGGCACATCGCCGTTTGCGTTCAGCAGGCTCCAGTTCGTTTCGCCGACAGATCCACCTTCTGTTCCTACCCACCGCAGATCGGCACGATCCCCGCCGTCATTCCAGATGACGATGTTAGGCTGAAGCTTTCGGACAAGTTTGTAGGTGTTGGCCCAATCGTAATACGTTTTGCGGTCAATCATACGGGTTTCATTCGCTCCTCCATAATAGCCGGAGCCGCCGTTAGCGCCGTCGAACCAAATCTCGAAAATAGGACCGTAGTTGGTTAACAGTTCTGTCAACTGATTACGGAAATAGTTAATGTATTCCGGCTTACCATAATCAGCCC of Mucilaginibacter xinganensis contains these proteins:
- a CDS encoding alpha-L-fucosidase, whose protein sequence is MSKIIKALLVTAVFFSGCFSGHAQKNAPAPCGPIPSKNQLRWQDMEYYAFAHLSLNTYTDQSWGFGNEDVKLFNPTRLDCRKWARLCKEAGMKGIIITAKHHCGFCLWPSKYTEYSVKNAPWKNGKGDVVGEMADACKEYGLKLGIYLSPWDRNRADYGKPEYINYFRNQLTELLTNYGPIFEIWFDGANGGSGYYGGANETRMIDRKTYYDWANTYKLVRKLQPNIVIWNDGGDRADLRWVGTEGGSVGETNWSLLNANGDVPYNMLHYGVENGNAWVPAEVNTSIRPEWFYHPSEDKKVKSVPQLMDIYYNSIGHNGSLLLNFPIMPDGLIHPTDEKNVLGFGKAVKAAFSVNLGKNKTATASNVRLGSKDFSAGHATDNDNHTYWATDDSIKAASLTIDLGKITRFNRFLVQEYIQLGQRVKEFTVEALTNGRWQELAKGTTIGYKRIVSFPTVKARKVRLQIRDAKACLLISNIGVYYAPQILTAPSVTRNQAGTIIITPADKESVIYYTTDGSIPTRGSKKYQGPFAADGKPEIRAIVYDPFTRQSSSATHEKFDVSRKDWKIVGIADEKVSAVLDGDPSTAWHQSKDKKMPQDLVVDLGEEKKLAGFRYLPDQSIWNPGIIAGYEFYVSKDNIEWKLVSHGEFPNIKNNPLWQIIKFASQKSRYIRLRALKNTENNNDTGYAEIDIITE